AACTTTTCAGTAGTGGTTGCTTTAACATTAACTTGGTCCAGCTGCGCTTCACAGTCGTTTGCGATATTACCGCGCATCGCATCAATATGTGGTCGCATCTTTGGTGCTTGTGCGACAATCGTGACGTCGATATTGCCTATTTGATAGCCAAGCGTTTTCACTTGTTCCATCACGCGGCGCAATAAAATACGACTATCGATATTTTCAAATTCACTCGCGGTATCAGGAAAGTGCTTACCAATATCTCCCAACGCAAGCGCTCCCAACAAGGCATCACACAATGCATGAATTGCCACATCACCATCAGAGTGAGCAATAAAACCCTGTTCGTAAGGAATTTTTTCCCCACAAATCGTCAATGGACCGGCTCCACCAAATTTATGAACATCAAATCCGTGGCCAATTCTAATCATGCTGTTTACCTTGTTGTTGAATTATAAACTCCGCCAGAGGTAAATCCTCCGGCGTCGTGATCTTAATGTTATCCGTACGCGCGGCAATGAGTTGGACTGGCTGATTTTGTAATTCCATCGCTGATGCTTCATCTGTGATATTTGCACCTTGAGAAAGCCCAAGCTCCAGCGCAGCCAATAACTCTTCATACCTAAACATTTGAGGCGTAAAAGCCTGCCATAACGACGCTCTAGGTACGGTCTCCTGTACCAACTCCGCACCACGTTTGATGGTATCTTTAACCTTGGCAGCCAGTATGCCACCTTGCTGTTGGTTTATACATTGTGAAATCAGCTGATGAATATCGTCCAGCGCAACTAAAGGTCGAGCTGCATCATGAACTAACACCCAGTCAGGGCGACTTGGTGCTAACGCTTTTAGCGCCAATAAAACGGAGTCGGCCCGTTCTTGTCCACCTTCACAATAGCTAAAACGGCTATCAGGTAGTAACGCCGATGAAAAATATCCATCTTCTTTGGAAACGGCGACCATAAATTGATCGACGCACTCAAGTCCGGCTAGCTTTTCCAGTGTGTGTACTAAAATCGGTTTACCTAATAGTGGGATATATTGTTTAGGCATCTGCGCCTGCATACGACTGCCAACCCCAGCTGCGGGGATGACGACTGCAAGTTTATCGTTTCTTTTCATGAGGTACTTTCGGTAATACACGGATAAAAGTTTCGCCAGGCTTAATCATGCCAAGCTCATGACGAGCACGCTCCTCAACCCCTTCAAGGCCGAGTTTTAAGTCTTCAATATCCGCTTTTAATAATTTATTTCGTTTACTGAGATTGGCATTGGTTTCTTGGTGCGATTTAACCACGGATTTTATCCGAGTGTAGTCCTCCACGCCGTTGTGGCCGAACCAAAGTCTGTACTGAATAAATAGCGCTAAAACCAACAGCGCTAACTGAAAAAATCGCATTGCTTAATCCAAACTTCTGTTTTTTGAGTCGATTAGGATCACTGACTCATTTTTGTTTTTTGTACTTGTGGCCAATTAATCGCGCTGGCAAGTAACATTTCTCTTAGCGTCAGCCTTCGTGGTATTGCCGCTTTGCCAAAATGCCAAGTATGGCCACAACAAGCCGCTGTCATTAACGCTTTCGTTGGTTTTAGCAGTTGTACACACGCTTCATCACTTGCTTGTAAGCTATTGCCATTAACACTAAACCAGCCAAATTGATTACAGTGCAATTTGTCAGCCTCACCCACTTGGTCGACACTGTCGAGC
The sequence above is a segment of the Pseudoalteromonas piscicida genome. Coding sequences within it:
- the ispF gene encoding 2-C-methyl-D-erythritol 2,4-cyclodiphosphate synthase translates to MIRIGHGFDVHKFGGAGPLTICGEKIPYEQGFIAHSDGDVAIHALCDALLGALALGDIGKHFPDTASEFENIDSRILLRRVMEQVKTLGYQIGNIDVTIVAQAPKMRPHIDAMRGNIANDCEAQLDQVNVKATTTEKLGFEGRKEGISSHAVVLLVKA
- the ispD gene encoding 2-C-methyl-D-erythritol 4-phosphate cytidylyltransferase codes for the protein MKRNDKLAVVIPAAGVGSRMQAQMPKQYIPLLGKPILVHTLEKLAGLECVDQFMVAVSKEDGYFSSALLPDSRFSYCEGGQERADSVLLALKALAPSRPDWVLVHDAARPLVALDDIHQLISQCINQQQGGILAAKVKDTIKRGAELVQETVPRASLWQAFTPQMFRYEELLAALELGLSQGANITDEASAMELQNQPVQLIAARTDNIKITTPEDLPLAEFIIQQQGKQHD
- the ftsB gene encoding cell division protein FtsB, which gives rise to MRFFQLALLVLALFIQYRLWFGHNGVEDYTRIKSVVKSHQETNANLSKRNKLLKADIEDLKLGLEGVEERARHELGMIKPGETFIRVLPKVPHEKKR